In the genome of Longimicrobium sp., the window GGGTCCATCGACGCGCACAGGGCCTCGCCCCGGCGCGAGAGGTAGTCCACCACGTAGTCGAACGAGCGCTCCAGGTATCCGTGCACCGCCCCGTCCGTCAAATCCCACCGCGAGCGGGCCACCATCGTCCCGAACACCGTCTGCCAGCGGTCGTTGTCCTGAAAGCGGATCATCCCGCGGAACAGCCGGCGGTTGGTGCGGAAGGAGAAGAGCGTGGCGCTCAGCACCTGGTCAAACAGGGCGTCGGCCTCGCTGTGGTCGTGCTCCATCACTACGTGCCGCGCCAGGGTGCGGTAGCGCTCCGGCAGGTGCGTGTCCATCCGGGCTTCCCAGTAGCCGTGCCCCAGCCCCTTGGTGGACGAGGTCAGCAGCAGCTGGCGCGGGACGAAGTAGTTGTGGGCGATGGTGTCGGCGGCCAAGTGCGCCAGGTAGCCCAGCCCCATGGCCTTCAGCCGGTCCGTGGGCGCGCTCGCCTGGATCTCCTCGCCGATGTGCCAGTGGTGGCAGTGGCGCCCCTCGGGAACGTACTTCTTGGCGAGGGAGATGTCGGCCGCCAGTGAGCCGTACAGGAAGTCGTACGGGTACGCGGCGACCAGCACGCGCACGGCCTGCGGCACCAAGTGGAGGGAATCGAGCAGCGCGCTTCCCAGGTACACGTGCGTGGCCGGGCCCCAGGCCCACGCCGCGGCGGGGAAGAGCGCGATGGCGGCCAGGGCCGCGCAGGCGGCCCACGCGAGCCGGCGGCGCACGGTCAGGTGTCCACCCCGGCCGCCGGGGCGGGCGGCTGCCCCGCGTCGAGCCCCATCGACCGCAGCTCCTCTCGCGCCTCGTCCAGGATGCGCTGCACCTCGGCGCGGAACTCGGCCAGCAGCTCGCGGCCGGTGGCGATCACCTCGCGCGTCATCTCCTGCGTCGCGTCGGCCCCCATTCCCGCCGCGGCCCCCAGCCCCGCCGCGGCCACGTCGCCGCCCTCCAGCCGCACGGACCGGATGCGGCTGCGGCGGGCCAGCTTGCGCCCGCTCCGCGGCTTCAGGCGCTTCGCCAGCCGCTTGCGCGGGTTGGGGCGCGCCGGGCGCAGCAGCAAAATGGCCCCCGCGCCCAGCGCCGTGCCGATGGCGAACGCGGTAAGGAAGTCGCTGGTGTCGTTGCTGGCCATCGTGGCTTCTCGTCGGGTCAGTCGAGGATGGTGCACCGGCGCGCCCGCGGGGCGGCGTCGTCCACCGTGTCGTCGTCCATCGCGCCGTCGCGCCGCTGCATCCGCGCGAACGCACCCGCACCCGCTTGCACGCCCCGGACCGCGGAGGCCGTGCGGATGAAGATGTCCTCCGCCTCGGCCTGCACCACGTCCATCAGCGCGTTCAGCTCCGCCAGCCGCTTGGCCGCCGCGTCGGCCGCGTGCTGCACCCGGTCGCTGGTGCTCTTCACTGTCTTGCTGACGGCCTCCACGTCCTGCCGCACGGCCAGGCTCACGTATTCCACGTTGGCCGCGGCGGCTTCCAGGTGCTTGCGGACGGGGGCCAGGTCGCCGCGAAAGCGTTTGGCCATCCCGCGCACCTTGAGCGCCACCGCGATCACCGCGAAACCCACGACGATGATGGCGAGGGCGATGACGATGGTGGCCACGTCGGCCATCACGTCGACCACGCGCTCGAAGCCGCTGGCTTGGATGGCGAGAAGCGGGGGCTGGATCACGGGCATCATTCGAAAAGGTCGGTGCCGAGGGTGCGGCTTCCCAGCTTGGGCACGAGGAACGGGTCGCGCCGCCACGCCGCGCCGCCACGGATCGCAAGGCGCACCCGCTCGCGTACGGCCGGGGGCAGCGCTTGATCCCAGCCCAGCGAATCGCGGCGGTCCACCAGCCGGCGCAGCGCCGCGTCCAGCGTCTCGATGCCGCCGGCCTCATCCGCCATCGACCGCAGCTCGGCGGAGGCGGACCAGGCGGCGCCCAGCGCCAGCACGTCCGCCGCCCACAGGTCGCCCAGCGGCAGCAGCGGCTCGGGAGGCAGCGGGCCGCCCATCATCAGCTCGGTCTTGCTGGCGGGATGCGCGGGCAGCGCGTCCGTCAGCCGTGCGCGCATGCGGCGAAGTTCGTCGTCCACCCGATCGCGCGGAACGCCGGGCCAGGCAGGCAAGAGCGGTTCCACCTCCGCGGCCGTGACGGTGACGCGCACCACGGCCGCCTCTCCCAGCCCATGAGCCAGCAGGCGCGCCGCGAGATCCGCCTGCTCGCTCCCGTCGTCCAGCAGGGCGATGCGCGACAATCCGCGGTCCGCCAGCGCCTGCCGGGCCACCGCGCCGACGATCTCCGCGACCCGGATCCAGCGTGCCTCGCTCATCGGTCGGCGAGGACGCGGGCCAGCTCGCGCGCCATCAGGTGCGGATCGTCGTCGCGGGCGTGGGCGTATGGGCGGCGCGCGGCGGCGACGGCGTCGATCGTGAGGTCGACCGTGATGCGGTCTTCGGCCAGGTCGTCCGCCCGGGCGATCACCGCACCGTCCGGACCCACGATCATCGATCCCCCCGCGAAGCAGAGGGGACCCTCCACCCCGACGCGGTTGGCGAGGACCACGTAGACGCCGTACGCGATGGCCGCGGCGCGCGCCAGGTGCTCCCACGCATCCCAGCTGGCGAAGCGCCCGCCGTTGACGCCGCCGTCCCACGAGCCGCGGCCGGCCGCGGCGGACTGGACCACGAGGAGGTTGGCGCCATGCGTCGCCAGCAGCCAGGCCAGCCCCGGGTGCCACAGGTCTTCGCACACCAGCAGCCCCACCCGCCATCCGCCACCCGCGTCGTACGCGCGGACGTGCTGCCCCGCGCCGAACCAGCGGGCCTCGTCGAACATGCCGTACGTGGGCAGGTACACCTTGCGATGCCGGTGCAGCACGGTGCCGCCGCGCAGGTGCAGCATTCCGTTGTACGGAACGAACGCCGCGTCCCGCTCGATGGCCCCCACCACCACGTCGGGGCCATCGGCCAGGGCGGGGAAGGGATGCGGCGACTCCACCACGGCCAGGGAGTGCACCGCATCGCGCACGTCGTACCCGGTTACCGACAGCTCGGGGGTCACCACCAGGTGCACGCCGTCCGCCGCCGCGTCCGCCTGCGCCCGGGCGATGCGGCCCAGGTTGGTGCCGGGATCCGCCAGCGCGGGGGCGAACTGCTCGATGCGCAGCCGCAGCGTTCCGCCGAACGCCGTCATCCGCCCGAGAGTTCCGGCTTCAGGCCCACCACGCGGGTGACCGGAACGGTAAAGGCGATGCCGCGTGCCGGCTCGTCGAAGCTGCCGCACACCTCCTGCAGCAGGCGCAGGGCGCGATCCACCTTGTCGTCATCCTCGATGACGCTGAACAGCGTCTGGTTGCGCGGGCGCGTGCGGTCGGCGAACGCCTCCAACCCCGCGAAGATGGGCACCTCCGACGAAAGCAGGCGGCCCATCCCCTCGCTGCTGATGACGGTGGCGCCCGTGACGCCGATCTCCATGAACCCGGACAGCACCTCTTCCAGCTTTTCTTCCTGGTTCACCACGGCGATCAGCAGGTGCACGGGCGGCCTCGCGTACGGTGCGGAAAAGGGGCGGCGGTCCCGGCAATTGTACGCCGCGCGCAGGGGCGGGTCAAGCAACGGCGGGGGCGGATTCGGGTCCTCCACGGACGTCCGCGGAGGGCGCCTGTGACGTGCCTGCTACGTGCCACGACGCGCACGATCCTTGCGCCTGTGCGCGTCCTGATCGCCATCCTGGACGCCGACGGCCTTCCACCGGGGAAGGCCGGAAGCGTTTTTTTCTGAAATCTCGATCTCTCGGAGACGCGAGTGCCCAAGTTCATCGTCCACGGCGGCAAGCGCCTGCAGGGAACCGTTCGGCCCAACGGCAACAAGAACGCGGCGCTGCCCATGCTGGCGGCCACCCTCCTCACCGACGAGGAGGTCATCCTGGAGAACGTTCCGCGCATCAAGGACGTGCTTACCCTGATGGACCTGCTGCGGGTGCTGGGCGCCGAGGCCGAGTGGACGGGCGACAACGAGGTGCGCGTACGCGCCGTGAACATCGGCAACACGCAGCTGGACGCGGGCGCCGCGGCGCGCATCCGCGCCAGCATCCTGCTCGCGGGCCCCATGCTGGCCCGCGCGGGCGGCATGCAGCTTCCCCCGCCGGGCGGCGACGTCATCGGCCGCCGCCGCGTGGACACGCACTTCTTCGCCCTGCAGAAGCTGGGCGCCGAGGTGGTGGAGGAGAACGACGTCTGGCGGCTCCAGTCCAGCGGGCTGAAAGGCGTCAACATGTTCCTGGACGAGCCCAGCGTGACGGCGACGGAGAACGCGGTGATGGCCGCCTCGCTGGCTGACGGCGAAACGGTCATCCGCAACGCCGCCGCCGAGCCGCACGTCCAGGACCTGTGCCACATGCTGGTGAAGATGGGATGCGAGATCGAGGGCATCGGCACGGGCACGCTGCGCATCCAGGGCAAGAAGCGCCTGGGCGGGTGCCGCACGCGTATCACCGCCGACCACATCGAGGTGGGCTCGTTCATCGGCCTGGCGGCGGTGACGCGCGGCGAGATCACCATCTCGGACGCGGCCCCCGAGCACCTGGACAGCACCCTGAACGGCTTCCGCCGCCTGGGCGTGAAGGTGGAGGTGCGCGGCCAGGACCTGTTCATCCCCGGCGACCAGGATCCCGAGGTGCAGCTGGACATGGGCGGCCACATCCCCAAGGTGGACGACGGCCCGTGGCCCGCGTTTCCGGCGGACCTGACCTCCATTGCGCTGGTGACGGCCACGCAGGTGAGGGGCACCATCCTCATCCACGAGAAGATGTTCGAGTCGCGGATGTTCTTCGCCGACAAGCTGGTGGGGATGGGCGCCAAGCTGGTGCTGTGCGATCCGCACCGGGTGCTGGTGATCG includes:
- a CDS encoding nitrilase-related carbon-nitrogen hydrolase; the encoded protein is MTAFGGTLRLRIEQFAPALADPGTNLGRIARAQADAAADGVHLVVTPELSVTGYDVRDAVHSLAVVESPHPFPALADGPDVVVGAIERDAAFVPYNGMLHLRGGTVLHRHRKVYLPTYGMFDEARWFGAGQHVRAYDAGGGWRVGLLVCEDLWHPGLAWLLATHGANLLVVQSAAAGRGSWDGGVNGGRFASWDAWEHLARAAAIAYGVYVVLANRVGVEGPLCFAGGSMIVGPDGAVIARADDLAEDRITVDLTIDAVAAARRPYAHARDDDPHLMARELARVLADR
- a CDS encoding P-II family nitrogen regulator — translated: MHLLIAVVNQEEKLEEVLSGFMEIGVTGATVISSEGMGRLLSSEVPIFAGLEAFADRTRPRNQTLFSVIEDDDKVDRALRLLQEVCGSFDEPARGIAFTVPVTRVVGLKPELSGG
- a CDS encoding zinc dependent phospholipase C family protein; translated protein: MRRRLAWAACAALAAIALFPAAAWAWGPATHVYLGSALLDSLHLVPQAVRVLVAAYPYDFLYGSLAADISLAKKYVPEGRHCHHWHIGEEIQASAPTDRLKAMGLGYLAHLAADTIAHNYFVPRQLLLTSSTKGLGHGYWEARMDTHLPERYRTLARHVVMEHDHSEADALFDQVLSATLFSFRTNRRLFRGMIRFQDNDRWQTVFGTMVARSRWDLTDGAVHGYLERSFDYVVDYLSRRGEALCASMDPIGERNLTLSKQVRRMAMRDGAWENPALLREMADNFFPLPDAPFGHLRTLPDGSRHRLQHPARQEA
- the murA gene encoding UDP-N-acetylglucosamine 1-carboxyvinyltransferase, translated to MPKFIVHGGKRLQGTVRPNGNKNAALPMLAATLLTDEEVILENVPRIKDVLTLMDLLRVLGAEAEWTGDNEVRVRAVNIGNTQLDAGAAARIRASILLAGPMLARAGGMQLPPPGGDVIGRRRVDTHFFALQKLGAEVVEENDVWRLQSSGLKGVNMFLDEPSVTATENAVMAASLADGETVIRNAAAEPHVQDLCHMLVKMGCEIEGIGTGTLRIQGKKRLGGCRTRITADHIEVGSFIGLAAVTRGEITISDAAPEHLDSTLNGFRRLGVKVEVRGQDLFIPGDQDPEVQLDMGGHIPKVDDGPWPAFPADLTSIALVTATQVRGTILIHEKMFESRMFFADKLVGMGAKLVLCDPHRVLVIGPSQLHGAIVESPDIRAGMGLLIAALGAEGRSEIFNVGQIERGYERIDERLRALGADIRRADSRGDVDDAREAIERAGRH